The genomic DNA GTACTTCGAGCATGTTCCTCCCTGATTCCGAAGACCGGTTCCGGGCGGGATGCCACCCGGAGACCGTGCCCGACGATTGCTGCGGGCACCGTCCTAGACTAACCCAGCCGACGGTATCCCTCCGATTCGCTTAAGCCGGCGCCGAGGTCGCGTCCGACCGTGGTGGCGGGCCGCCTCGGTGGGGGTCCGATGGCGGCGGTGGGCCGCCTCGGCGAGGGTCAGACCTTGGCGGGCAGGGTCGTGGGCTTGAAGGCGAAGCGGGAGGATTCGTAGGCGACGATCTCGTCTTCCTTGGCCAGGGTGAGGCTGATGTCGTCGTGACCTTCGAGCAGGCGCCAGCGCGTGTAGTCGTCGATCTGGAAGGACACGGTGACGGTGTCGCATGTCACGGTCTTCTCGTTCAGATCCACGGTGATCGAGGTGCCGGGATGGTTCTCGAGGATCTTCCAGATGAGTTCGATGTCGGCCTGTTCGAGCTGGGCGGCCAACAGGCCCTCCTTGCCGGAGTTGCCGCGGAAGATATCGCCGAAGCGGGAGGACAGGACGACCCGGAAGCCGTAGTCCTTGAGCGCCCAGACGGCGTGTTCGCGGGAGGAGCCGGTGCCGAAGTCGGGGCCGGCGACGAGGACAGAGCCGGATGCGAAATCGGGGTCGTTGAGGACGAAGTCGTTGTTGGTTCGCCAGCGGTAGAACAGGGCGTCCTCGAAGCCGGTGCGGGTGACCCGTTTGAGGAACTTCGCGGGGATGATCTGGTCGGTGTCGATATTGGATCGGCGCAGAGGAACGCCGATGCCGGTGTGGGTGGTGAAAGCTTCCATGGCTCGTCCTCCTTATCAGTCGTTCGCCGAGACGGGTGTCAGGTTGAGGGACAGGCGATTGTCGGCCCATTCCACGGGTTCGGCATCCCGCGGCAGGTCGGCGACGTCGCCCGGTGACGACAGCGTGCCGCGCACCGCGGTGGCCGCGGCCACGAGCGGCGAGACGAGGTGGGTGCGACCGCCCTTGCCCTGGCGGCCCTCGAAGTTGCGGTTCGAGGTCGAGGCGCAGCGTTCGCCTTCGGCCAGCTGGTCCGGGTTCATCCCTAGGCACATCGAGCAGCCGGCGAAGCGCCATTCGCCGCCGAAGTCCTTGAAGATGACGTCGAGGCCTTCTTCTTCGGCCTGGAGGCGGACCTTCGCGGAGCCGGGGACAACCATGAAGCGGACGTTGTCGGCCTTCTTGCGTCCGCGGACCACCTCGGCGGCGGCCCGGAGATCTTCGATCCGGGAGTTCGTGCAGGACCCAAGGAAGACGGTGTCGACTTCGATCTCGCGCAGCGGCGTGCCCGGGGTCAGACCCATATAGGCCAGCGCATTGGCGGCGGCGGCCTTGTCGTTCTCGTCGGTGAAGTTGTCGGGGCTGGGCACGCTCGCCGACAGCGGCAGGCCCTGGCCGGGGTTCGTTCCCCAGGTGACGAACGGTTCGATGTCTTCGGCCTTGAGGACCACCTCGGCGTCGAATTCCGCGCCTTCGTCGGTGTAGAGGGTCTTCCAGTACTCGACGGCGGCGTCCCAGTCTTCGCCTTCGGGAGCGTGGGGGCGGCCCTTGACGTACTCGAAGGTCGTCTCGTCGGGGGCGACCATTCCGGCGCGGGCACCGGCCTCGATCGACATATTGCAGATCGTCATCCGGGCTTCCATGGACAGCTGGCGGATGGCCGAGCCGCGGTATTCGAGCACGTAGCCCTGTCCCCCGCCGGTGCCGATCTTCGCGATGATGGCGAGGATGATGTCCTTGGCGCTCGAGCCTTCGGGCAGGTCGCCGTCGACGGTGATCGACATCGTCTTGAAGGGCTTGAGGCTGAGCGTCTGCGTGGCGAGCACGTGTTCGACCTCGGAGGTGCCGATGCCGAAGGCGAGCGCTCCGAAGGCGCCGTGGGTGGAGGTGTGCGAATCGCCGCAGACGACCGTGGTGCCCGGCTGAGTCAGGCCCAGCTGCGGTCCCACGACGTGGACGATGCCCTGGTCGGCGTCGCCGAGGCTGTGCAGGCGGATGCCGAATTCTTGCGCGTTCTTGCGCAGGGTGTTGATCTGCGTGGCCGAGGTCGGTTCGGCGATCGGCTTGTCGATGTCCCAGGTCGGGGTGTTGTGGTCCTCGGTGGCGATGGTGAGGTCGGGGCGGCGCACGGGGCGCCCGGCGAGTCGGAGTCCGTCGAAGGCCTGCGGGCTGGTCACCTCGTGGACGAGGTGGAGGTCGATGTAGATAAGGTCCGGCGCACCGTCAACACCTCGTGAGACGACGTGATCGGCCCAGACCTTCTCGGCCAATGTGCGTGGCATGGTTCCTCCCGCCGGTGCAGGGATCTCTGCACCCGATGTAGACCTGACGGGCCGAGGTACGACCGCGTCGATGAACTGCGATTTGCGCACTGGAGTGAGTGCGTATTCGAAATCTACTCGGCCGTATCGCAATGCGAACTTGCATCTCGCCCACTGAGACGCGCACAATGGTGCCTATGACAAGCAATGGTAGCGGCGTCGGGGTCATCGACAAGGCCGCAATGGTTCTCTCCGCACTTGAGGCCGGACCCGCCTCTCTCGCCGAATTGGTGACGCTGACCGGACTGGCGCGCCCCACTGCCCACCGCCTGGCTGTTGCCCTCGAATTCCACCGCATCGTCGGTCGCGACCTGCAGGGACGTTTCGTCCTCGGGCCGCGTCTGGCCGAGCTGTCGTCGGCCGCCGGCGAGGACCGCCTGTTGGCCGCGGCCGGCCCGGTGCTCGGTCAGCTGCGCGATCAGACCGGTGAGTCCGCTCAGCTCTTCCGCCGTCAGGGCGATCTGCGTCTGTGCGTGGCCGCGGCCGAGCGCCCCGTGGGTCTGCGCGACTCCGTGCCGATCGGAGCGACCCTGTCGATGCGCGCCGGTTCCGCCGCTCAAGTGCTGCTGGCCTGGGAGGAACCGGATCGTCTGCACACGGGTCTGCGCGGTGCACGGTTCTCCGCGACCATGCTCTCCGGGGTCCGCCGCCGCGGCTGGGCCCAGTCGATCGCCGAACGCGAACGGGGGGTCGCCTCGGTGTCGGCGCCTGTGCGCGGTCCGAGCAATCGGGTGGTCGCGGCCGTCTCGATCTCCGGGCCGGTCGACCGACTCACCCGCCAGCCCGGTCGCCTGCACGCGAAGTCCGTCATCGATGCAGCCCGCACACTGACCGAAGCGCTCGTGCGCGGCTGAGCGCAGCTGAACCATTCGCGGGCCCGGGAGATCTCTCTCCCGGGCCCGCTGTCTGTACTATGGCCCCATGATCGCCGCTCAGAGACGCAATATCATCGTCGACACGATCGAGAGAGACGGCGCCGTCTCCATCACCTCCCTGTCGGAGAAACTCGATACCTCGGCCGTGACCATCCGCCGTGACCTCGATCAGCTCGCCGAGGAGGGCAGGCTCCTCCGCACCCACGGCGGTGCCGTTCTCGCGTCGAGCGCGCGCGAGTCGAGTTATGCGGAGAAGCTCGAGCAGGCGCTGGCCGAGAAGACTGCGATCGCCCGCGCCGCGGCAGCGCAGGTTCGCAACGGTGATGTCGTGGCCCTGGGTCCCGGTACGACGACCGAGCTGCTGGCAAAGGAATTGGTCACCCGTTCGGGTCTGCGCGTGGTGACGAATTCGCTGCTCGTCGCCGAGGCCATGGTCTCCTCCCCCGACAACGAGGTCATCGTCGTCGGCGGACTGCTGCGCCATTCGATCCGGGCCTTCGTCGGCGGCGGCACGGTGTCTCAGCTGCTCGGCCTGCGTGCCGACACCGTCTTCCTCTCCGGGAACGGACTGGCCGCGGACTTCGGCCTGTCGACACCGGCGTTCCCCGTCGCCGATACGGATCGGGCCATGGCCGCCGGGGCAGGGCGCGTGACCGCGCTCGTCGATCATACGAAGGTCGGCCTCCGCTCATCGGTGCTCACCGTTCCGACCGAGCAGATCCAGCAGCTCATCACCGATTCGAAGAGCGAGGAATTCGAACTCACGGCCCTGCGTGAGGCAGGCGTCGAGGTCGAGGTCGTCTGACCTGCCGACCAAACGATCAAAACTGTTCAGGTTCGATCACTAGCGATCAGGCTCACAATCCTCTAAAGTGTCCACTCGGGTGTCGCACACCACAAGCATCCATGCATTGACGCATTTTGAAGCCATGCACTGACGCATATGGAGGAACCTTGGAAGCAATCCGCTTGGACGCACAGTGGATCGACTATCTGCTGATAGCGATCTACTTCATCTTCGTCCTCGGCATCGGGTGGTTCGCCAAACGCGGGATCTCCTCGAGCATCGAGTTCCTCCTCTCCGGACGGAGCCTTCCGGCTTGGGTCACGGCTCTCGCCTTCGTCTCGGCCAACCTCGGCGCCGTGGAGATCATGGGCATGTCCGCCACTGGCGCCCAGTACGGCATGCCGACGATGCACTACTTCTGGATCGGCGCGGTCCCGGCGATGCTGTTCCTCGGCGTCGTGATGATGCCCTTCTACTACGGTTCGAAGGTCCGGTCGGTTCCGGAGTTCATGCGCAAGCGCTTCGGCACGGGTGCTCACCTCGTCAACGCACTGTCATTCGCGGTAGCGCAGCTGCTCATCGCCGGCGTCAACCTGTTCCTGCTCGGCACGATCGTCAATCGTCTGCTCGGGTGGCCGCTGTGGATCACCCTCATCGTCGCCGCCGCGATCGTCCTGTCCTACATCACCCTCGGCGGACTGAGCGCGGCGATCTACAACGAGGTGCTGCAGTTCTTCGTCATCGTCGCAGCTCTCCTGCCGCTGACTCTCATCGGACTCAACCGCGTCGGGGGTTGGGACGGACTCGTCGACAGGGTGAGCAATGACGGAATGCTCGGCGCAGAACAGCTGAGCAGCTGGCCGGGCGAGCAGCTCTCCGGCTTCTCCAACCCCGTGCTCTCGGTCGTCGGCATCGTCTTCGGCCTCGGCTTCGTGCTGTCCTTCGGCTACTGGACGACGAACTTCGTCGAGGTCCAGCGCGCCATGGCCTCGAAGTCGATCAACGCCGCGCGCCTGACGCCGATCATCGGCGCGTTCCCGAAGATGCTCATCCCCTTCATCGTCGTCGTCCCCGGCATGATCGCCGCGGTCCTCGTACCGCAGATGACACAGTTCAAGGAGATCTCGGCCTCCATCGACGAGGCGACCGCGCTGGAGCAGACGGGCGTGACGTACAACGATGCGCTCCTGCTGCTCATGCGCGAAGTCCTGCCCAACGGTCTCCTCGGTGTGGCGATCGCCGGCCTCCTCGCCGCGTTCATGGCCGGTATGGCCGCGAACATCTCCGCGTTCAACACGGTATTCAGCTATGACCTGTGGCAGCAGTACGTGGTCAAGGACCGCGAGGACGACTACTACCTGAAGATCGGCCGCTGGGCGACGATCGGCGCCTGTGTCGTCGCGATCTTCACAGCGCTCATCGCGGGCAACTTCTCCAACCTCATGGACTACCTGCAGACGCTGTTCGGCTTCTTCAATGCCCCGCTGTTCGCCACGTTCATCCTCGGTATGTTCTGGAAGCGGATGTCGGCGACCGCCGGTTGGGTCGGCCTCGTCGGCGGCACGCTGTCTGCCGTGTTCGTGTTCATCCTCGCCGAAACCGGAGTCCTCGACCTGCCCGGCCAGGGTGCCGCATTCCTCGCGGCCAGCACGGCGTTCGTCGTCGACATCGTCCTGTCGGTGATCGTCACCCTGTTCACCACGCCGAAGCCGGCTGCGGAGCTGCGCGGACTCGTCTACTCGGAGACCCCGAAGTCCGACTTCGAGGACCTCAGCGAACCGAAGGCGCCGTTCTGGAAGCGCCCCGTGCCCGTCGCGGGTGTCGCCCTGGTGCTCGTCATCATCCTCAACGTGACTTTCGGCTGAAGGAGCCAGTGAGACTCATGAGCAAATCCAACGAACTGACCAAGACCGCAGGCGCGTTCGACGTCCGCAACTTCATCGGTGCACTGCTGGCGATCTTCGGCGTCATCCTCACGATCGCCGGAATCGTCGGCTTCACTCCCGACGAAGCCGAGCGCACTGGCGGGGTCGACGCGAACCTGTGGACCGGAATCGGCCTCATCATCGCCGCAGCCATCTTCCTCATCTGGGCGAAGCTGCGTCCGATCCGCATCGTCGAAAATCCCGAGAAGGGTGCGGACGCCGGCACCGAGGCGGCCCCCGGCACCGACTGACACCGCAGTCCGCGCGGCACCTCCTCAGAGCGCGGCCATCGCTGCCGCAACCTCGGGGATGTCCGCGACCGGTACGGCAGTCGAGGCGTCCTCGAGGATCAGCAGCCGGGCACCGGGAATCCCTCGGGCGAGCGCCTCTCCATTGCCGACGGGGAAGAACGGATCGCTCCCGCCGTGCACGACCAGCGTCGGCACGCACAGCTGCGGCAGGCGTTCTCGCCAGCGTGGCTGGCAGTCGAGGCGGGAGAACACCATTCCCAGCTGATCGGCCAGATGAGCTTCCGGATCTGAGTTCTGTGTCGGATCTGAGCCCAGTTCTGAATCAGAGCTCTGGGTCCGCTCCCAGATCCGTACGGCGACCTTGCGGGCCTCATCAGGATCGTCGCCGAGGATCCGAGCACCTTCGGCCATATAGTCGGCCACCGAATCGACATCCGCCCAGTCCGGCTGCGATCGGGAGAAGAGCGGACCCATCGTCGCCTGATCATGATCCGGCAGGTCATCATCGACAGGTCCGGGAGCGATCGGTCGGGTGCCGACGAGAGTGAGCGACGAAAACGCCTCCGGATGGTCGAGCGCCGCGACCTGCGCCACCATCCCGCTGATACCGATTCCTGCAAGATGAGCGGGCCGACCGTCGAAGGCCCGTGCGAGTTCGGCGGCATCAGCGGCGAGGTCTCGCAGGGTGTAGTCCGGTGATTCGAGATCACCATGGCTCGAGGCCCCGGCATCGCGGAGATCGCAGCGCACAACGCGAGGTCCCTGCTCTGCCAGCTGCTCGCACAGAGCATCGGGCCAGGACAGCATCGTCGGTGCCCCGAGGCAGAGAACCAGTGGCGCCTCCCGCTCACCGAACTCCTCGACGCCGAGGCTCACTCCATTGACCTCGCAGATGTCCATACCGCTCCCCCGCCTCGTCACGTCTCCATCGACCGCCGACTCGACCACAGCCGACTTCGGTTCAAGCATGAGCCGCTGGGGTTCCGGGAGTCAACGGTCGTGGCTCGGTCCGCGAACTGGCCGAGACTGCAGACCCGGTCGAGTCTGCGGCACAGTCGACCCCGCCGTTCAATCGAACCGGGCAGCGCCCCCGCCTGCGCTGACGGCGAAGATGTCCGGTTCCCTAAAGCCGTGTTCGGCGAATGCTGCGGTGACGGCGTCGCCGACCAAGTCGACCTGGTATGCGTGGATGAGGGCGATCGCGGAGCCGCCGAAGCCGCCGCCGATCATCCGCGCGCCGAGCGCTCCGGCTCCCATCGCGGCGGCCACTGCCACGTCGAGTTCGACGCACGAGACCTCGTAGTCGTGCTGCAGAGATTCGTGGGAGGCCACCAACAGGTCGCCGATGGCACTGATGCGCGCACCATGCTCGTCGCCAGCTGCTCGTTCATTGTCCTCGAGCAGTTCGACGGTGGCGCGGACCCGGGCGTTTTCGGCGATGACGTGGCGCACCCGCTTCCGCTGCTCCTCGGTCAGTTCGCTCAGGTCGACGTCATCGGCGAGTTCCCGCAGACTGTCGACTCCGAAGCTCGCAGCGGACTCCTCACAGGTCCTCCGCCGGGCGCCGTACCCGCTTTCACTGTGCGAATGAGAGACCTTCGAGTCGATGACGAGGAGTCTGAGCCCCTCGGCGTCGAGGTCGAAGGGAATCTGGCGAGCGCTGAGGTCGCGGCAGTCGAGGAATAGCGCATGCCCGGCCTCGGTCATGATCGACGCCGCCTGGTCGACGATGCCCGTCGGTGCACGACGAAGTCGTTCTCGGCTCGCTGTGTCAGCAGGACCTTCTCGCGGTCGTCGAGACCGAGGTCGAACACCTCGTCGAGGGCGATGAGCACCGCGACTTGAAGTGCGTGAGATGAGGACAGCCCGGCACCGACGGGCACGGTGGATTCGATATAGAGGTCGACTCCGCCGACCACCGTGCCGGTGGTCTTCGCGATCTCATCGACGACTCCCGCAGGGTGGCTCAGCCATCCGGGCAGGGTTCCGGGCACGAGCTCCGCGGCCGCGAACTGGCCGGACATCCTCTGACCGGTGTCATCGCGATGGTCGGAGACGATGCGGGTGCTCTCCCCACGCCGAGGCGGCCGCACAGTTCCCGTGTTCTCTGCACTCTCGGGTCGCCGACCGATGGCGACGTACACCGCCCGGTCGATGGCGATGGGCAGGACGAAGCCGGCGTTGTAGTCGGTGTGTTCGCCGATGAAGTTGACCCTGCCTGGTGCACGGAACGAACCGATCGGACGGTATCCGAACAGGGCCTCGAACTCCTCGGCGAGGTGTTCGGGGGTCGGCGTGGATACGGCCCCGGGGGTCTCTGTGGTCATGAACGATCGCCTTCCGGGTCGAACGCCGAAGCCGTGCTCACATTCGCGCTCACGGGTACGGCCGCCTCGGTGAGGGGTTCCAGGGTCACCGCACGCAGTCTGGCTGCGGTCTCCTCGGCGGAGACGTCGCCGACGAAGGCGCCCATGGCGGCCTCCGAACCGGCGAGGAACTTCAGTTTGTTCTCCGCACGACGGGGGCTCGTGATCTCGAGGTGGAGCCAGTCGGCGCGGCGGTCGGCACTGTTGACCGGCGCCTGGTGCCAGGCAGCGATATACGGTGTGGGACTCGGGTAGAGGCCGTCGATGCGTCGCAGCACCTCCGGATAGACACGGGCCAGGTCGTCGCGTTCGGTGTCGTCGAGTTCGTCAACGCTTCCCACCTGGCGGTGCGGAACGAGGTGGACTTCGATCGGCCAGCGGGCCGCGAAGGGCACGAAGGCGGAGAAGTGATCGGTCTCGAGAATCATTCGCTCCCGTGCCTCGCGTTCGAAGGCGAGCACATCGCCGAGCAGCGGCCGACCGTTCCGGCGCAGATGTTCATGCGCCCGGGCCGAGGTGATCGCGGTGTGCGGGGTGACATACGGGTAAGCATAGATCTGTCCGTGCGGGTGGTTCATCGTCACCCCGATCTCCTCCCCGCGGTTCTCAAACATGAAGACCTGTTCGATGCCCGGCAGGGCGGAGAGTTCGGCGGTCCGATCGGCCCAGGCGTCGATGACGGTGCGGGCGCGTGCGGTGCCCAGGCATGCGAAGGAGCCCGTGTGCTCCGAGGAGAAGACGACGACTTCGCAACGGCCGTATCCCGGGCCCGACAGCGCGGAGGTCACGGATTCGGCGGAGTCGACGGCCGCCTCGGCGAAGGTGGTGTCCACCCTCTGAGCGGACGGGACTTCACCGAGGCCGGGACCGAGGGAGGGGAATCGGTTCTCGAAGACGGCGACGTCGAAGTCAGCGGCCGGGATCTCTGTGGGACGGTCCGGCGTCGACGGGCACAGCGGGCATTCGGCGGCGGCGGGCAGGTGGGTGCGGGTCTGTCGGTGGGTGGCCACGGCGACCCATTCGCCGGTCAGGACATCGAAGCGCAGGGTGCCGCTGTCGGGGCGCGAATCGTGTGGCCGGGGGTCGGCGGCGATCGTCGGTGCAGGTGAGTCGGGGTCCTGGAAGAACAGGATCTCACGACCATCGGACAGGTTCGCCCGGCGATGCGACGCTGGCATCAGACCTCCCAAAAGTTATCATTTTCGATCATAATGGTAACATCTGGCGGCCCGGATGCGTGCGGACGGCGTAGAATATCTGCAACTGTTCTTCCGCGCTCGAGCACCCTGGAGACCCATGACCGCCACCATCGAACTCGCCTGTGACGAGGCAGGCGCGGTCATCTCCCCCATCGGCGCGAGCCTGGTTCGCTTCAGCGTCGGCGATCGTCCGGTCGTGGTGCCGATGAACGCGTTCGACGGCGCCGTACTCGCGCCCTGGCCGAATCGGATCGATGGGGGTCACTTTGACTTCGCCGGAGACAGCCACCGGCTGCCGATCACCGAGCCCGAACGCAATACCGCGCTGCATGGCCTCGTCGCCGATGCGCAATGGTCGGTGGTCGAGCGCACCGAGTCGACGGCCAGTCTCGAGTACACGCTGGAGCCGACGGAGGGGTATCCGTTCGCGTTCGATCTGCAGGTGGACTTCGAACTCGCCGAGGCGGTGCTGCGCATGCGCGCACGGGCCCTCAACACGGGGTCGGCCCCCGCTCCGTTCGGCTTCGGATTTCATCCGTGGCTCTCCCCGGGCACAGCCCCATCGGGTACAACCGACCTTGTTGACGGTGCCCTTGTCGACGAGGCTCAGCTCGTCATTCCCGCTGCACACTGGCACGAGACCGATGAGCGGCTCATCCCCACGGCTGTTCGCCCCTTCGATGACGGCACAGCGGTCCCGGCCGATCACGCATCCGATGATTCCGCATGCATGGTGTGCAAGGACTTCCGGGCGCTGCGCCTCATCGGCGGTACGATCCTCGATGATGCGTACGGCTCACCTCGGCGCGGGGATGACGGATGGTCGCGGGCACGGCTGAGAGGTACCGATCTGCGCGAGGTCGTCGTCGGGATGGGTCCCGGGTTCCGCACCTGGCAGGCGTGTACGGGCGACGGACTCGAAGAGGATCTGGCTCGGCGGGCAATCGCGATCGAGCCGATGACGTGCCCTCCGAATGCATTCGCTGCGGGCGAAGCCGGCGAGGACTTCGACGTCGTCGCCCCGGGTGACGAGCTTGTCGTCGAGTGGAGCATCGCCTTGACTGAGGACGACGACACTTCGTGCTCCCTTCCACAATGACAGTCGCCCTGCCGCGAGTGGGCGCATCCTGATAGGTTGCGACTACAGGCAGATATCAGGCGAGCGTGCCCTGCCGTGGGTGCGTTCCATTCTCGAAGGGGACACCATGTCGACACCGCAGAACCCGAACGACCCGAACAGCAGCTCGGCCGAGCAGAACCTCGACGGCCAGAACCCCGGCACGGGAGATCAGTCGGAGAGTGCCCAGGCCGCTCAGCCCACCTACCAACAGGGCACTTACGATCCCAATGCCTATCAGGCACAGGGCCAGCAGTATCAGCAGGGCGGATACTCGCAGCCTGGCGCTTATCAGCAGGATCCCTATCAGCAGGGCGCTTACTCGCAAGGCGCGGCCCAACAGCAGGCGTACGGCCAGCCCGCTTACGGCCAGCCAGCGTATGGTCAGGCGCCGCAGTCGGCGCCTCGGCAGGCAGGCTTCTTCAAGTCGCTGTTCGACATCCGCTTCGACAACTTCATCGCAGTGAAGTGGGCGGGCTTCATCTACATCATCGCGATCGTGGTCGCGGCCCTGTCCTATCTCGGCACCATCGTCGCCGGAATCACCACGGGAATCGCCGCCGGTGCGACCGCAGGCTACTTCAACGACGGACCGAGCTTCAGCGTGCTGCCGCTGATCCTCTCGATCGTCTTCGGCTGGATCATACCGGCACTGTGGGTCATCGGCGTCCGCCTCGTGCTCGAACTCATCGTCTCCAACATCAAGACTGCCGAACATACGAAGCGCATCGCCGATTCCGTCTCCCGCTGATTCGGCTCCGAGCGCTTACTGCCCTGAGGCGACCACGGCACTGTCCGAGTCCGAAAGCACTCTCCGAAACATGTGCTTTCTGACTCAGACAGTGCCGTTGCCAATTGGCTGTCCCGAAGAGCATCTCCCGAATACCACCGCAGGAAAACACCGGTGAATTAGAGTGAGCCCCGCACCGAAATTCGATGCGGGGCTCAACCGTACCCCCGAGCAGATTCGAACTGCCGTTACCGCCTTGAGAGGGCGGCGTCCTAGGCCACTAGACGACGGGGGCTTAGAACAACACTCCTGGACTGATCCAGACTGTGTCCGCTGGGCTACCAGGACTTGAACCTAGACTAAATGAACCAGAATCACTCGTGCTGCCAATTACACCATAGCCCAATGTTTTTCAAGGCATTCCCCGTGGAGAATTCCCTGAGCAACGAGATATAACTCTACACAAACACACCGCCTCACGACAAATCCGAGAGGCTCCTTTTCGGTGTGACCTTCTTAACACAACAGGCTGACCGAGACAGGCCCGCCGACATGCTCAATTCTCCCCTGCCGACGAACCCCGGCCTCACCCGCGAGCGAGGCCTATGAGCCGGTCGAGGACCCTGTATCCGTCGGCGCGCAGACCGTTGTGTTCGTACTCGTTCGTCACCCACGGCTGCACCCCTGACAGATGCTCGGCCGTGGCCAGCGAATACTCCACCGGCACGTAGGCGTCCTCGAAATACACTGCCGCAGCACCGCGCACCGAGGCGGTCCGCAGAGCGTCGACATCGTAGAGACCGGGCCACTGACGTGCGGCGACGAGCTCGGCCACCTCGGCGAAGGGCTCAAGCTCCGGATCCTCGTGCAGCGACTCAGGCCCGGCGTGCTCACCGGCCAGCAGAGTCGGATCCTCGGCCACGACGTCGGGCATCGCCCGCCTTGCGGCCCAGTTCGTCACAGTGCCGTCGGCCCAGCAGGATTCGTGGATGACGGCATAGAGCGGATTGCGCCCCGAGAAGGGCAGAGACGCGGCAAGGTCATGCCGGAATGCCCCCGACGAGAAGTCGAGATCGAGCAGATAATGCAGCTTCTCCGGACCGTCCGAGGCGCCGAGGAAGTGCCCGAGCAGACGGATCCGCTCCGGCGTCGCCCGCGCGCCCCCAGGCAGGGCGAGACCGTCACCGAAAGACGCAAGCTCGACGAGGCGCCGCACCTTCTCACGGTCGCCGGGGAACGCTGCGTAATACTGCTCGGACTTGCGGATCATGCCCTCCCACGTGCGTCCGTAGACGGTCGCCGGGTCGAGGCCGATCGCCGGCAGACCGCCGGTGAAGTACACCTCGTGAAGGGCACTCGAATGCGCGGAGATATAGCGCAGAGTCGTGAAGCCGCCGAAGGACTGACCCAGCAGGGACCAGGTTTCCGCGCCGAGGTAGCCGCGCAGGATCTCCGCGTCCTCGACGATCGAATCGGCGCGGAAGTACGACAGCGCCTCAGCGATCGCGGCCGGGTCCTCCCCCACCGTCTCAAGGCCGGTGATGGCCCCATCGACGGAGCCGATCGGGTTCGATCTCCCGGTTCCGCGCTGGTCGAGCATGACGACCTGGAATTCCTCGAGGGCACGCTTCACCCAACCGGTGGGACCTCCGGCGATGCCCGGGCGCGGAGCTTCCACGCCGGGCCCGCCCTGCAGGTACACGAGGTAGGGCTTCCGGCTGTCCGCCTCGGTGGCGATGATCCGCGCGAACACGTCCACAGTGTCCGGCAGCGTCACCTTCCCCGAGGCGGCATCCCCCGACCGTCCGAAATGGTCGAAGGGCACGGTGATCGTCACGTCTTCGAAGTGCAGTCCCCCGCGGGCCCAGACCGTCTGATTCACAGCTGCGCCGCGAGTGCCTTGAGGCGTGTCATGGAGGAGTCCTTCCCGAGGATCTCCATCGACTCGAACAGCGGTGGAGAGACCTTGCGACCGGACACGGCCACGCGAAGGGGGCCGTAGGCCAGGCGCGGTTTGATCTCCATCTCGTCGACGAGCTTCGCCGACAG from Brevibacterium sp. JSBI002 includes the following:
- a CDS encoding galactokinase; this encodes MTEAGHALFLDCRDLSARQIPFDLDAEGLRLLVIDSKVSHSHSESGYGARRRTCEESAASFGVDSLRELADDVDLSELTEEQRKRVRHVIAENARVRATVELLEDNERAAGDEHGARISAIGDLLVASHESLQHDYEVSCVELDVAVAAAMGAGALGARMIGGGFGGSAIALIHAYQVDLVGDAVTAAFAEHGFREPDIFAVSAGGGAARFD
- a CDS encoding galactokinase, with product MTTETPGAVSTPTPEHLAEEFEALFGYRPIGSFRAPGRVNFIGEHTDYNAGFVLPIAIDRAVYVAIGRRPESAENTGTVRPPRRGESTRIVSDHRDDTGQRMSGQFAAAELVPGTLPGWLSHPAGVVDEIAKTTGTVVGGVDLYIESTVPVGAGLSSSHALQVAVLIALDEVFDLGLDDREKVLLTQRAENDFVVHRRASSTRRRRS
- the galT gene encoding galactose-1-phosphate uridylyltransferase, producing the protein MPASHRRANLSDGREILFFQDPDSPAPTIAADPRPHDSRPDSGTLRFDVLTGEWVAVATHRQTRTHLPAAAECPLCPSTPDRPTEIPAADFDVAVFENRFPSLGPGLGEVPSAQRVDTTFAEAAVDSAESVTSALSGPGYGRCEVVVFSSEHTGSFACLGTARARTVIDAWADRTAELSALPGIEQVFMFENRGEEIGVTMNHPHGQIYAYPYVTPHTAITSARAHEHLRRNGRPLLGDVLAFEREARERMILETDHFSAFVPFAARWPIEVHLVPHRQVGSVDELDDTERDDLARVYPEVLRRIDGLYPSPTPYIAAWHQAPVNSADRRADWLHLEITSPRRAENKLKFLAGSEAAMGAFVGDVSAEETAARLRAVTLEPLTEAAVPVSANVSTASAFDPEGDRS
- a CDS encoding aldose 1-epimerase family protein is translated as MTATIELACDEAGAVISPIGASLVRFSVGDRPVVVPMNAFDGAVLAPWPNRIDGGHFDFAGDSHRLPITEPERNTALHGLVADAQWSVVERTESTASLEYTLEPTEGYPFAFDLQVDFELAEAVLRMRARALNTGSAPAPFGFGFHPWLSPGTAPSGTTDLVDGALVDEAQLVIPAAHWHETDERLIPTAVRPFDDGTAVPADHASDDSACMVCKDFRALRLIGGTILDDAYGSPRRGDDGWSRARLRGTDLREVVVGMGPGFRTWQACTGDGLEEDLARRAIAIEPMTCPPNAFAAGEAGEDFDVVAPGDELVVEWSIALTEDDDTSCSLPQ
- a CDS encoding DUF4282 domain-containing protein, which codes for MSTPQNPNDPNSSSAEQNLDGQNPGTGDQSESAQAAQPTYQQGTYDPNAYQAQGQQYQQGGYSQPGAYQQDPYQQGAYSQGAAQQQAYGQPAYGQPAYGQAPQSAPRQAGFFKSLFDIRFDNFIAVKWAGFIYIIAIVVAALSYLGTIVAGITTGIAAGATAGYFNDGPSFSVLPLILSIVFGWIIPALWVIGVRLVLELIVSNIKTAEHTKRIADSVSR
- a CDS encoding alpha/beta hydrolase — encoded protein: MNQTVWARGGLHFEDVTITVPFDHFGRSGDAASGKVTLPDTVDVFARIIATEADSRKPYLVYLQGGPGVEAPRPGIAGGPTGWVKRALEEFQVVMLDQRGTGRSNPIGSVDGAITGLETVGEDPAAIAEALSYFRADSIVEDAEILRGYLGAETWSLLGQSFGGFTTLRYISAHSSALHEVYFTGGLPAIGLDPATVYGRTWEGMIRKSEQYYAAFPGDREKVRRLVELASFGDGLALPGGARATPERIRLLGHFLGASDGPEKLHYLLDLDFSSGAFRHDLAASLPFSGRNPLYAVIHESCWADGTVTNWAARRAMPDVVAEDPTLLAGEHAGPESLHEDPELEPFAEVAELVAARQWPGLYDVDALRTASVRGAAAVYFEDAYVPVEYSLATAEHLSGVQPWVTNEYEHNGLRADGYRVLDRLIGLARG